Part of the Paludisphaera borealis genome, GGGGTGACGGTGCAGCGGACGTAGCCGCGCTGGGCGTTGAAGAATCGAATACAGGGGTTGTCGGCCATCCGCTTGTCGAGCCCCGGCGTTTCGGCCTTGCCGTCGCCGCCGCTGGAGATCGACGTGCCGACGAACTCGGTCGCCACGACGGACGTCTCGGTCTTGCGGTCGTCGACGCGGAGGTCGTTGACCCAGTTCGAGTGGATGTCGCCGGTGAGGACGACCGGGTTGAGGACGCGACGGTCCTGAAGGAACTTCACCAGCCGCATCCGCTCGTCGGCGTAGCCGGGCCACTGGTCCATCGAGTAGGTCGGCTCGCCCTCCTTGGACCGGAAGCCGACCATCCCCATCATCACCTGCTGCGCGAGGACGTTCCACGTCGCGGGAGATTCGAGCAGTCGGGCCTTGAGCCAGCCGGCCTGGCGGTCGCCGAGCAGCGTGTTCTTCCGATTGAGGGCGGCGTCGTTGAGCGGCGAGCGGTGGTCGCCGTTGGGCTGATCGGTGCGGTGCTGCCGGGTGTCGAGTACCTGGAAGCCCGCGAGCCGGCCGAAGCGGATCGTCCGGTAGAGGTCCATATGCGGACCTCGCGGCAGCGAACGGCGCCGCAGCGGCATCATCTCGTAATAGGCCTGGTACGCGTTGGCCCGGCGCTCCAGGAGGTCGGCGGGGTCGACCCCCTTCTGCTCGGACGTCGCGTCGGCGTAGTTGTTGTCGACCTCGTGATCGTCCCAGGTGACCAGCCAGGGACACTTCGCGTGCATCGCGCGGAGGTGCGGGTCGGTCCGATACTGGGCGTGCCGAATCCGGTAGTCTTCGAGCGTCTCGATCTCCGGACCGGCGTGCTTCCGGACGAGCTTGTCGCGGCCCGACCCTTCATAGATATAATCGCCCAGGTGGACGACCAAGTCGAGATCGTCCTTGAGCATGTGCTCATAGGCCGTAAAATAGCCCTGCTCGTAGTGCTGGCACGAGGCGAACGCGAACCGGAGCGAGTCGGGGTCGGACGTCGGCGTCGGGGTCGTCCGGGCGCGACCGACCGGACTGACGGCGTCGC contains:
- a CDS encoding alkaline phosphatase D family protein; this encodes MFDLKLIHEDVRREGAINRRHWLAWTAALSATPILGGRVEGRTMRAVAFASDPFALGVASGDPDASGFVAWTRLAPSPLEPGGGMPAEKVEVRWEVARDEAMKDVVKSGAAVATPQLGHSVHVEVGGLEANRWYWYRFRAGDAVSPVGRARTTPTPTSDPDSLRFAFASCQHYEQGYFTAYEHMLKDDLDLVVHLGDYIYEGSGRDKLVRKHAGPEIETLEDYRIRHAQYRTDPHLRAMHAKCPWLVTWDDHEVDNNYADATSEQKGVDPADLLERRANAYQAYYEMMPLRRRSLPRGPHMDLYRTIRFGRLAGFQVLDTRQHRTDQPNGDHRSPLNDAALNRKNTLLGDRQAGWLKARLLESPATWNVLAQQVMMGMVGFRSKEGEPTYSMDQWPGYADERMRLVKFLQDRRVLNPVVLTGDIHSNWVNDLRVDDRKTETSVVATEFVGTSISSGGDGKAETPGLDKRMADNPCIRFFNAQRGYVRCTVTPKTWRSDYQVVEEVTKPGAPVVTRASFVVEAGTPGAKPA